tccctgcagcagccattccTGGAGTTAACCTGGCTGTTCCCATCACCCACACCTGCCTGCCACAGGCCCTGCCAGGAACAGGGAGCTTTTATGGCTTTGTGGGGCCCGGGGAACATTTTGGGAGAGATGGGAGAGTGAAAcaggagcctggctgggtgAGTcatggctcagccctgctctccatgcCGAGGGGACAGCTGGTGGCACTAACAAATGTCTCCCTAGAGACACTGTATGCCTGCCAGCCCCCTCCTGCTTTTTCCAGCTGTAACTACGggacaaaaaaaataaacaccGACAGCTTCTCTTCCTTTGGGGCTCTCACCTggccctctcctcctgccttggTGGAACCCAGGAAActcctctggctgcccagggggtcagagaccttggcacagagcccaagacctCCCTGTGCCTTagatttagcccttggaaaaataATTACCAACCTTTATAGGAAGATTTACAAGTCAAAAGAGTTTAAGTAGAAcgatagtgaatttatcacagggtgaaaaatcGATTTTGGGGGTTTATAGAATGGGGCTCGGGGTCCCAATTtggaggaatttgggtgtgccttgtcctttttccttcttcttcttggcctccatcttctgggtgatggtggcacttttggattggtttagagtagcAGCAGCAcctgtctaacacaggtgatgggtattgggcAGTTATGGTAAATACTGTACACCCAGTTTTTAGTGTAAAAGACAACACCAGTGTGCCTCAGCCCAACTGCCAGACAGAGGGTTGGAAAAAGAATTTTGTAGataaaaaacaataaacaaccttgagaatgagaactgaagagttctgactcctCCTTggactgccaggctgggaaaagagacttccTAACACACCTCGGATTCCCAGACTGCCTCGGCACCAAAAGGGTTTCAGGGAGGGCTGGAAATGCTCCTGTCCCATGGGATCGACCTGGGCAGTGCCCAAATCCTGCTgaaagctgctccagctgtgctgagccccagctgaggGATGCTCTCACCTGCCTCACCTTCCATCCACACCCTCCTGGCTCTccgtgcccagcctggcacgggAGGAGCCttggcaggtgctgctgcctccccaaTTAATTCCCAGCCCAAGTGGGAATTActgacagctcccagcagggctgcagctcctgctctgctggaaggagagcTCCGAGCACAGGAATTcgtgtcctgcagcagcagcagagctgtgtcacctgcaggaGGTGACAAACCCTGGGTGGGGCTTggacagctccagggagggaaatcagggagagctgcagggtgagaggagggagaggaaaaaggggggaaggaaaaagggggaaagggaaaaagaggggaaggaaaaaggggggaaggaaatggaaaagaggaaagggaagggaaaagggggaaggaaagggaaaagggggaaaaggggaaaggaaaaggaaaggaaaggtaaaaataaagGAGAGGATTTGCCCATTCCAAAAGCAAATCTGGGGTTGGGGCTGTACAAACATGAGCTTGGACAGGGTTTGAccccacctgggacagtgggaggtgttcctTTAGttcctttccatcccaaaccattccagaattccaggattctgtgaaaCCAAGGCTgctttggggctgtgctgcacagtCTGGGCAAGAAACCCTCCAGATGACTTTGAAATGTcattaaagttatttttatgcAAGGGGGTTCAGTGTATCTGTTTAAACAGCAAATGCACCAAATGATGCTTTAAATATTAATACAGGAGGGTGTCTCACTGCATTTAATTTTCCCAGTTGATTTCAAGTTGCTCTGGATAGCACAGGGAGGAATATTTGCTATTTTTGCTGCCTGTGAGAAGAGgcagaaggcaaagaaaagctCCTTCAGCACTTAcaggtgggaggaggagaaactggaaggaaaacaagaacaatgcagccagtcccagcagctgggaaagtgGGGAgggcacacacagaaaaaaaatctattaatcttaatttcagattttcctttgcCTGCAGAAAGAAGTGGGAAGAGGAAATCGACCCAATTTATGAAAGCTGATCAAATATGCATTCATCTATTTAATTGGAAATGTTATTAAAGAGTCGCAGGTATGAGCCAGATCTAGAGCCATCAATTCAAATGAGATTTAAATAATTCTCTCCCCTTTCCAAAAGGAGATAAAGGCTCCTTTaatccctcctgccttccctggatGGCTCTGCTCACCCCTGTTCCCTGAGGACAGGGTGGGCAGAGCCAAAATCACCCTGAACTCGCCCAAATCCAACGAGCAGCCAGAGCCCACCTTCATCTGAGGgagaaataatttacatttgTCCTTTGGCAGGAGGGACTTCCTGGGAGACACAGAAGCTGTAAAGAAGAGCAGTGGTATCACAGGAAAGAAAGCCCTGAAGTGTtagaggatttctttttttatttctttttatttttccagcagttttgGATGTCACCAGTGCTGCTttgtggggctgctcctgctcccaaccttttcctgcagcttttccctgggacacacagccctggggagagaAATCCCGAGCCAGGGAGGGAAAACAATGGATCAAAGTGACAGAATCAGCAAATTTTATAAGGAATGTTACagattccagctgctgccagctcctgggcttTGTGTCTCAGTGGTtctgagcccaggctggatccaggaATGTTCAGCATCTCCCAAAGcccagctggatggggctcagggGGGTCCCAGGGGCAGGAATTGTCCTGCTCAcctcacagctgggctggtggcacagaggaGCCCATCACAGGGATGGCCCCAAGgctgggtgtccccaagggAGGGACCTTGGGCACCTTTTGGCTTCCAAACCCACCCAGGAATGAATCCACCTCCCAAATCCCTTCCCTGGAGCTTTTGGGAGCCTCACCCCGAACCAGTCCGGCCAGAAGAACTCagacttatttatttatttctttattctccAAAGAACCAACAGCTTGTTTTATTCAAAGCAAATCCAATTTATGTtacagccccagctgagccctcCCACCCCCCATTACAGCCCCAATTAATTCATTACAGCcccaattaattaattacagcCCTGATTACAGCCAGTGCCAGGAAGAAGATCCACGTGTCCCTTCTCTTTACATttagtgcttttaaaaatgtgaattctgtctggagacagcagagcttgtccagggaaagggggagaCAAGGATGAGCCCCTTGTGCCTGGTTCCATCCCATTCCTTTGGAATTCCTGTGATTTTAACCTTCCCTGATTAATAATGGCAAGGAAATGCTCCAGGATGAGGCACCTGAGAGATTCTGCTTTTTGCtaattatataattaattacaggcagtgggagcaggctCACCAATctgactgaaaagaaaaagaacaaaatgaagttttcttcAAAGGCACTGCTGTGAGCTTTTCAGTCCTGCTGAGGAATGGCACGTGGAGGTGGGAGAGAGGAATttcctcctggggctgctcactgcaggcaggggaaggggtgGGATGCTCCCAAACAGGAGGCAGAGCCCAatctccagccagcagcagagcaagacccagccctgctggcagatAAAGAGCTGAAGCACAAACTGGGGCACACAGGAACACGAAGCAAcagcagaaagagcaaaaagaaaaaaggagaaatttctttttaataatcgaatattttctttaaaaaatcaagtaataaaaaaaattaagtattttcttaaaatatcaagtcataaaaaaaaatcaagtattttctttaaaatctagTAATAAAAAAtcaagttcttaaaaaaaacccaagtaatttctctaaaaatcgagtaatttcttcttaaaaatcaagtaatatatattttaaaatcaagtcatttctttaaaaaatcaagtaatttcttttaagaaaacaagtaatataaatttttttaaaatcaagtaatttctttttaaaaatcaagtaatttctttaaaaaagtaagtTCTTCTTAAAACCAAGTAatctatattttttaatcaagtaatttctttaaaaaaatcaagtaatttcttaaaaaaagatccatttatttaaaaaaattaaaaccaaatcaagtaagttctttaaaaaatgggTGTGCAGAGGTGAAGGCCATTTTGGTTTGGTCCCAGCAGAGGAGATGGGATTTGCCAGGTGTGTGcccaagctctgctctgggggatGGTGGGGAGGGGTTCCCAGCCTGAATTATTCCAGGTAATAACTGCTGGAATTTGACCTGGTGCCAtttggggaggagggaagaggggcaggtttggagctctgcaggggaaGGTGCAGGACAGACCCTGAATTCTGGATGTGTCCTGGTCTTACCCTGCATTGTGTGGGATCATTTttcatataaaagaaaatttccctTGGTTTTGTACAAAAGGAAGTCTGTGAACAACTCCAGAACCTCCCCCTGTGCAAAGGTGAGAGTTCTCTCTGCTGTGggtttagaaattaaaatagaaatgcacattaaaaaatCAGCTGGAGAAAACCCCATTAATGGAAGGAATAGTGCAAACCTTTCCCCgtggagctgggaggaggaggaggaggaggcaaatcCCAAAACGAACCCTGAAATTGTTACAGCTCAGTTCACCTCTGCAGCAACACctctcttcccagagaaaagcaaggcacaattctccccaagaatatttctggggGGGTTTCACAtcctctgaacctcagagaaaggaaaaacaattctcatCATTTGCTGTACTTTGTGCAAAAGTAGAATGCAGGATGGGGATCGTTCACccagtgatggtgtttgtttccccacagtgatggtgttttgtaTCCAGAATTGAGTGCTTAGCAGATTCAATTtgaatgtaatgtaatatagaaTAACAATAATACCAAATGAAGTCATTAATTAGCCATCTAACAAGATAAAGTCACATGCATcgtttctctctcccttcagCAGGGAACGAAGTGaacacactttttttcccctgaaaattCGCTTCACCTCAGGCCAGTTAACAACACAAAAAGGGATTTTAGTCGCTCTTGCCCGACTTCTGCTGGGGGTTGTCCTTCCAGATGCGGATGGTGAGGCAGGTGGCCATGGCCAGCCAGCCCAGGtagggcagcagcagcagcgctgcCAGCCGGTTGATGCGGTACCAGGAGCACAGCGTGCCCAGCGCCAGCCCGTCCAGGCACAGCACATCGATCACAGCCTGCGGCAGGGGGAGAGGGCTCAGCCCGGGCTGGGCAAGGCGGCACGGCCCCGCCCTGGGCTGCCAGGATGGCACGGAGccggggggagctggggcagggtgggggctggcactggagagACCCCGACCCCCAATATTGTCCCTGGGCTCTGATCTGTGACACCTGTGTGACACCAAGAGTAATTAATGTGCTCATCTCTGCTCATTATGGAATCCCACAGATGAACACCCTGCTCGTGGCCAGTGTCCCCTTTGCTGGCACAacctgctggtgctggtggccaCTGAACAAGCTCTCCAAAGTACCCAGGTACAGGTGGGGAAGAGGGACAAGGAtgggggctggcactggagagATCCCAACCCCCAGGATGGGCTCTGCTCACACCTGAGTGTGTCACACCACGAGCCCACACTAATTAACGTGCTTTTCTCATTATCACATCCCGCAGATGAGCACCCTGCTCATGGCCAGTGCCCCTTTTGCTGGCACAACCTGCTCATGGCTGTGGCCACTGAACAAACTCTCCAAAATACCTGGGGAAGTGGGACAGGGGtgggagctggcactggagaGACCCTGACCCCCAATATTGTCTCTGGGCTCCCATCAGTGACACTTGTGTGACACCAcaagtaattaattaatgtgCTCATCTCTGCTCATTATGAAATCCCACCCTGCTCGTGGCCAGTGTCCCCTTTGCTGACACAACCTGCTCCTGACAGTGGCTACTGAACaaagcctccagctgcaccttTCACCCCCAGAGTGACAAAATCCAGGTAGAAACACCaatccccagctgtgcctgtgcccccTCGGGCTTTGGcacctgagcagagcctggtggcCCAGCCCGGgtgtggcactgcccagccccgcCCTGGCTGTGCCCGATAAACCCccgggagctgctcccagcagggatgtgACAGTGCTGTTGTCACTCAGGGTGTGACCCCACAAGGGGCTTTATCTCCCAGCCCCGACCCTTAACTggggggtgcagccctggcagtgcccagccccgctccccaCCCCGGCTATCGCAGCGGGGCTGGCCAGCCTCTTACCCTTGTGTGTGGGCAggagtggctgcagccccaAATTCCCACATCACTCCCCTCAGCACGGCCCCAAAGCACCCCAAAGCACCCCAAAGCCCCCTTACCATGTTCAGGTTGTGGGCACCGAAGAACAAGGGTGGCCATGCCCAGTTGAGCACCAGCTGAGCCCCGTAGAGCCCCAGAGGGAGGAtggccttgctgctgcagccccccaggtCGTTCCACACCAGGTAGGAGGCGTAGCTGTGAGGAGGGACACCCGTTAGTGCCACCCTGGGTGGGCACAgagtccctcctgcagctgtgtttgCCCCAGCAGAGACTGGCAGCACAGCGGGGTCCAGGTcgggcactgggagcagggacagggaacagctctgggcagggccaggctgagaTCAGGAGAAGTTCTTCCctcagagggtgctggcactgcccaggctccccagggaatggcacagccccgaggctgctccaggagagtttggacactgctccagggatgcccagggtgggattttggggtatctgtgcagggccaggagctgcactggatGATCCCCTTGCAGCTGGgagcattccatgattccattcCACaattccctgtccctccctcctcccaaaCCTCCCCTGTCCCACCAAAGTGGCTCCTGAcccctgcccagtgctggtGGTGGCATCcccccaggctgtgtccctgtcagCAGCGTGGCTGGGTCGCACCTGGCTGGGACGGGGTCACacctggctgggatgggctcacacctggctgggtcacacctggctgggatgggctcaCACCTGGCTGGGTCACACCTGGCAGGGAcggggcagagcctggcagggctgagggctgtgccagggccagcaggacagcaggacactcACCCCATGCCCGTGTACAGCATGGTCCAGGCCACAGGGAACACTCTGCGGGACGGGCACCAGGAAGGTTTTTTCAGCTTCTCGTACCACTCTGGGATCTCCTTCCTGTTCAGGAACCAGCCAAGGAATCCTCCAACGTGGGGCAGGACGGTGAAGCCCACGGTGTAAGCCCACATCCTCCCTCAGGGGCTTGAGATTGCTCTTTTCCTGCTCTAAGTTAAAAGCAAAATCACAGCACCACTTTTAAAGGACTTTTTCCCTACTTCCATCCTTTAATTCCATGTCCCACTTCAGCCCCTAAGGCAGATGGAAAGGATTGAATGTGTTCAGCCCTCTCAGAAGTGGGGATTATTCCTGTCTGGGATGTTTTCCCCCATGATTTTCCCACTCtttcacagctccctgccataTTCTGGTGTGagggctgtccccatccctgctcctggggctggcaggtgcctcctggagctgctccccctTCTCTGCTGCCCTCAGGATGGAAACCCAGACTCCATCCAGACTTCCCCATGATTTTTCAATatgaatttctattttaatttctattttaaaagaagtctgtgacagaaaaatccttccaggaacacacagcagagagaactCTCACCTTTGCACAGGGGGAGGTTCTGGATTTGTTCACCAACTTCCTTTTGTACAAAACcaagagaaattttcttttataataaaaaagttCCCACACAGTGCAGGGTAAGACCAGGACACATCCAGAATTCAGTGTCTGGCATGCATCttcccctgcagagctccaaacCTGCcactcttccttcctccccaaattccccttCCCTcaggatccaggcaggaatgaaACCCCCATTAAGATTCGTCAggaatggcagcaggagctgccagcagagcagttcTGAGCTGTCAGCACGGGCACAAAATGCACCtgggaaggtttggggtttaggaatgcaggaggagcagtccctgagccagggaaatggggaataGGGGATGGGACTGACCTCCACAGGCTCTGCTTGGATTGCAGCTCACAATTAACACTCTGCTGCACGCTCAGCTAATTAGCTAATTGTGATTGTTGTCACCACCCCGCGCTTGGGAATGCCGAATTCCCACCTCACCAAGGGACAAACACCTCAACCAACAATTCCTTCACCTGACAATTTATGGCACTCTCAAAGTacccagagaagcagcaaacaGCTGGAAACTGACCCAAATCCAGCTCTGCTTTAGAtgtcacccagccctgccaccttCTGCTCCCCACACACCCCGCAGGAACGGAATGTGGGGAAACACTGAATTTCCCCCAATTCctttggggctgcagagggggaaggagggtTGGAAAaccttcttctgttttttctcagcTGCCTGAGCCTTACCTGGGTCAGTGCCTCGCTGTGCCTGGCcgagggaagggctgggacaTCCAGGACGGGCTGTCCCCACCGGTGATCCCCGAGTGCCGCAGCTGCAGCCGGGTTTTACCCAAACGGCCCCAAACTGGGcggagagctggggctggggctgattAAactgggagctcctgctgggacaggcacTGGGAGTTCGGGGTGCTGGAACCCAGGGACAGGCACTGGGAGTTTGGGGTGCTGGAGCTTGGGGACAATTGCTGGGAATTTAGGATGGTGGAGCCCAGGGACAGTctctgggaatttgggattgtGGAGCCCAGAATTTGGGGTGCTGGAGCCCCAGGACAATTGCCTGGAGTTTGGAATGGTGGAACCTGGGGACAAGCACTGGGAGTTTGGGGTCATGGAGCTTGGGGACAATTGCCAGGAATTTGGGATGGTGGAGTCCCAGGACAATCTCCAGGAGTTTGGGATGGTGGAACCCAGGAACTATCACTGGGAATTCGGGGTGGGATGGAACTTGGGGACAAGTGCCAGGAATTTGGGAAAGTGGAGACAGTCactgggaatttggggtggTGGAGTTTGGGGACAATTGCTGGGAATTGGGGATGGTGAAGCCCCAGGACAATCTCTGGGAGTTTGGGATGGTGGAGCCTGGGGACAGTCACTGGGAATTTTGGGTGGTGGAGTTTGGGGACAATCTCTGGGAGTTTGGGATGGTGGAATCTGAGGACAATCACTGGGAATTTGGGGTGCTGGAATCTGGCAGGTAAAACGAAGCT
The Serinus canaria isolate serCan28SL12 chromosome 26, serCan2020, whole genome shotgun sequence genome window above contains:
- the TSPO2 gene encoding translocator protein 2 isoform X1, with the translated sequence MWAYTVGFTVLPHVGGFLGWFLNRKEIPEWYEKLKKPSWCPSRRVFPVAWTMLYTGMGYASYLVWNDLGGCSSKAILPLGLYGAQLVLNWAWPPLFFGAHNLNMFVLQLFICQQGWVLLCCWLEIGLCLLFGSIPPLPLPAVSSPRRKFLSPTSTCHSSAGLKSSQQCL
- the TSPO2 gene encoding translocator protein 2 isoform X2, with protein sequence MWAYTVGFTVLPHVGGFLGWFLNRKEIPEWYEKLKKPSWCPSRRVFPVAWTMLYTGMGYASYLVWNDLGGCSSKAILPLGLYGAQLVLNWAWPPLFFGAHNLNMAVIDVLCLDGLALGTLCSWYRINRLAALLLLPYLGWLAMATCLTIRIWKDNPQQKSGKSD